DNA sequence from the Schistocerca serialis cubense isolate TAMUIC-IGC-003099 chromosome 9, iqSchSeri2.2, whole genome shotgun sequence genome:
gactttgaatcacaatgactgatcatGGCATCTCATGGTCATAGTTTGAACTGGACGGTGGTGCTGCGATGCATGGAAAGCATGCACCCCATGCTCTGGACATTAAAGGTCCCAAGTTTGGTACTCGCAGGGtcattagtttccgtgttataacgtgttaaatagggaaggtttaattataaccacccagtaataTGAGGAGTCCATTTAaacaaacataagtttgtgttggaACTGATATTTGCTTACTGTTTAGAATGTCTCATAGCATTAACGGTTATGAGCACCTGTCTTACATTTATACCAGTGGGTCTCTTTCAGTATCTATTGGTGTACCACAGATATTTGTGCTGAAACGTTTAGATGGGccacttctctccctctctctctctctctctctctctctctctctctctatcagcaAGGGCTGATTGTAGGTACTATTTACTCTCATTGTACCCTACATGTAATTAGATGCATTGATGAAACTTTTACACAGTTATTATAACATTTGAAGCCAAAATGTATACTGAAATTAACATTCAcactaaatataaaatttaatgttGTCCTCTCACATTGATACAAACGACTATAAGTGAGTACATACATGTATATCTCTCTATATAAAATTGACTCACAATTCATAATATTGATGTTAATTCGAAATGTATCTTCAGAGAATGAGGAATTGTAAAAGTAAATGCAGTTTGTTGCAAACATTGATTGTTGATTAAATTTGAAAAATCATGACATTATTATTCTTTGTAGACCTCATGTCCTTGTTGCGATACCATTATTTTTCAGTGAGTAGCCACGTGGTTCTCATTTTCCTAGCTTCcaataaaacttttttttgattGATTTCACCTGCTGTGAAGAAATGAAAACACGAAATATTGGCTGATAGCCCCCAGTTATTATCCCAGCGAATGCAATAAATTTGGATTGTAGCTTCCACCTTGTGGCCGCGGTCCATAATACTGATTGCTATGAGTGGGGCGTTGACCAGCGTACCGCCCACTTGGTGTTCTTCTGGCTGCTCCAATGGGGACGCCTCCTACTAAGCTGGCACCAGTGTGAGACAGTGGTCTCCTACTGCGAGGCTTTGTTGGTGAATAATTAACATCCCCCTCTCCAAAAAATGGTGAAGCACCCGGTCCGTAGTATGTCGTTGGTTGGCCATCTTGAGATGTAGTGTAATCAGGCTCTCCATGGGTATAATCTCTCCAGATGTCACCCTCTATCCACATAGAACCTGCTCTACCTGCTGATCTCCCATGTGAAGCATATGGAGGTGGCACGAATCCCCCAGTTGCACTGTAGCCTCCATATACTTGATTCCTGAATGGATAAAGTGCATTATAGTGTTGCCAGTAAGGTTGCGGTGGACCTTTCCAGCCATAAATTTGTGCTCCCATTGTAGGATCGTAGGAAGTCCCATAATTTCCCCATGGATCGTTCCATGCATTTTCTGGTGGTGTGGTCAACATCCTACCATCAGTGACCCCAGAAAGCTCTGGGTTCCATTCGAAACCAATGCGACCTCGTATCTTCCATCCCCTTTCTTGTCGAGTGCCTGGAGCAGTGAATGATGTGTCACCAGGTAGAGATCCGGAATGGGATCCTTGGTTTGGCAAGCTACCTGCAACCGATGCCCCAACACCGGTTCCAATTTCGGTTGTACTTGGTCCATCAAAGTTCATTATAATTTTGTTTCTATCGTCACTGGACCACATTCCTGCATTCGTGTTGGGACTACCAATGCTATTATCATATCCTGCGAACGATGTGTCAGCAGGTACAGATCCGGAATGGAATCCTTGGTTTGGCAGGCTACCTGCAACCAGTGCCCCAACACTGGTTCCAATTTCAGGTGTACTTGGTTCATCAAAGTTCATTATAATTTTGTTCCTATCATCAGTAGACCAAATTCCTGCATTCGTGTTGGGACTAACAGTGCTATTATCATATCCTGTGAAAGGTGAATCATGATTCGTAGTTCTTTCTGTGGAGCTCACACTATATGGAATCTGGCTTTCTTGACCAGATGGACCAGTATATGGAGGTAAACTCGCTTCTGCACTTAACACATTACTGTCAGGATAAACATTATACGGTTTACCTGGTGCACTGCCGGATTCTGTGCCACTGAAACCCATAGTGCCTGCTCCAGAGATGGAAAGGTCATTTCCCATATTTGCCGACACATTTAGTGTACCAATGTTGTGTTCAGATACCCCATTGTTGTGGGCTGCAGTGTCCTGGTGTggatcgtccgaccaggcagagGTAAGGCTGATTTCACCTCCTGTATGAGGAGATGGATTGTCAAAGTGTGAAGaggtggttggttgattgattggtcTGTTGTGTAGACTCCTAGCTGAGTTAACATCAATTCCACGACCTCTCCCCGCATTTAGAACTGAACCGTCAGTTTCGTGATTATAGCTCTGTAGAAGTAATCTATTAGCAAGTCTAGTAGGGAGAAAAACCATGGTCATTCCATTGTTTTCTAAACTACTATAATTGAAATTTTTTGCGACATTCGAAGTTTGAGTGGAAACTGCTTCTTTGTCGGCAATGTAAAGGACATTACTGGGATTGTAGCTGCCATTACTAAGTGCGCCACTTTCGTAGGATGATGAAGAAGAATCGTTTGAACTGACTGGAAGCAGTGCTCCACCAGTAATAATAACAGGcccataaaaattgaaaatattataaGTGGGGTGGCTGATGTTAAGAGAGTGAGAGCCGCTTCTTTGTTCAGACGTTAGGTTCAGACGTGTCGAAGTGTTGGTCTGATGTCGGCCCAATATTCTGCGTCTCCTCTCATGTCTTAATTTGTGCATAGTATTGATTATGTGATTTCCTTCTTGACTTCTTGCTTCTAAGGGATTAGCAGCGTTTTTCGGTTGCTCTGCGAACTGTTGGAGTGGAGCTTCCTTCGAATAATCTGGGAGATCTTCGGGGACAGCACTCCCCTCTGTATGATTTTCGTCTTCCAATCCAACATTATCTGTATGTCGTGCCGTTTGGGGGGCCACTGGTTTCGCTACCACTGGCTCTAATAACATTTTCATGGATTTCAAGTTTATACCTGAGCCTGAGTGTAGCTCCTGATTAGCGTAGGAAGCACTTTTACGTTCTGTCTCCAACGACGGGGCCAAGTGATGTGTTTCATTCATTACCCGTGACCTCCCTTCGTCCCCAATATGTAAGGATCTTCCTGGTGATTGGTGATTGATTACGGAGACTGCAGGCACTTCATCACCCAATTCGTGAGAAAGTGGATCGATGTAGCTATTGTACGAAGACTTGTTCGAGAGAACACTTTTATTTTGCTCCGATGATTTCCTCATATGAAAGACATTATGATTTTTATCacgtaatttttcattttgtttcagtaCCCCATCTGTTAGGGGCTGTCGTTGTCTGTCGTTTGCGTACACTGGTAGTCGACTTTTCTGATTTCTGACATTTTGTGACACTCTGTCTTCGGGTACAATTTTTGAGCCAGGCAAGGTATAAGTAGCAATGTCATCGTTGATAGCTCCCGTATCTGATTTCTGTGAAGATATCTCTATATaattaacttcactaacattgTCATTCCGTGACTCAGCATGATGTACTTGCTGTACGTATCGATGCCGTCCATCTCGAGTTGAACTGGAACTTTTCTgtaaataagaagagtctgttacgTTGTGGTTCTCTGGAGGAAATTTGTAAGTGTTCCGATATGATGTGATAAACTGTGCGGAGCTCGGTTGAAGGGGGGGATTATTTGTCTGTATCACAGAATCTGTTTCCCAAGACAAGGAGGTTTTCCTCATTATTGGTCGTTTGTATCTTACGTGCCCCTTTCGTAAAACTCTCGGTCGCTGGTGATCGTCATTCTGGTTTGTTGGATTACCGATATGGGGCACGGTTTTCCTTGCTGTGTGGCGATTACTATTTCTTTCCTTCTCTCGGTCTGCCACATGCGTTTTTTGTTTCGTTGAGCTGCGTTCGTGACCTGTATCCACCGATTCATGCTGTGAGATGTGTACATCATGACTACCATTCGGTTCCGTCTGTGGTAGGCGGGTAACTGCAACATTGCCAGCAGTGCTCCTGTAAGGAAAAGAAAGCAGGAACTTCTTAAGAGACACATAGAGAAGTAAAACTTACTTTTACCTTTCCATTTACAATAGTTTACAACAAACGAacatttttaactttgaaattttcTATCGTCAGTGGTTAGGGACGCAGCTTTCgtaacgtaaaaactgaataaacaagaaaataaaatattactaaCGTCTTGTTACATTACTGAGGCAAATTTCAAGGAACGAAGTAGAGCTCAGAAAACTACTATTCTCATTCTTGttcatttggtacttgttacacatacatttacaaCTTCAGAGTTTATTGTGACGAATGTGTTTATAACCTCTTTAACTGTGAATATCAGTGTTTATTAACAACAAAAGGATCATATGGGATTGCAAACAAAATTTGTGATAGGACTGAAAGTTTGTTGGTAGAGGGACGGAGTATGGTATCCCTGATAGAGAATCATTGGCAGATGTAGACTGTAGCTTCAGACACACCCGAGGCAAGTGTGTTGGGGTCCTTGTTGTTGTACATTAACGACTTGGCATAGGAAAAGCCGTAACGCTGTAATGTTACGACGTATTTATCGTACATAAAAAACAATTTATGTTTTCATATAAGACATTTTTCACTTTCTAAATCTGTTGtgatgatttaaaaaaatataattaaaaaaataacgaAATGACAGTCGATATTCTTCTTTGAGTCAGTTAGTTCCGCCTTTAGCGATTTCATCGCAAAATGGATGTTTTAATGGTGTAGTAATTAAATATCCAACTTTTCTAgataccaaactgcgtgcctagagCAGGGGTCATCAAATTCATTAAAGATTCTAATATAAACAGCACATTGGTTGAAATTTATATTGAAAGACAATTTTTCTGAACTTAAACCATAGAGATAATAAATCGTTTACACGTAAGGGTAGTCCTAAGCtgttttttttctaaaacaaaaaaggtCCTAAGTCCTACTGAGGTACGTTCGATTATATCGACTCCTCCCAGTTCTACCACCCACTCTCTTATGGTAGTTTCGTCAATCCCCTTTCGTTCATTCTCTCTGTACGATCGAATCATCTCAACATACCTTCCTCAACATTTCGAACAAAATCTTCTTTCGACCCACAACGCTCCGTAAAATTAAGTTCATAAAGTAAACTTAAAGTTTCAAGTCGTAGTAAGATTGCAGACTCGTTGATTAAAGCTTGATGTCATTCTTAATAACGATActatttattgataaaattaaaTTGTAATGTTCGCCGACgtatgttccgtctttgcaacaaaatgaaaggcagtttgttttctgtcatacACGCTTCGCCACATTTATTTCTGAAGCATCTTCAGTTGCCTGTAAGACATGTTTATTTGACGTATATAATAAATGCTTGATGCAGTAGTCACAGGTGTGTTACTATATTACGTTTTCCTCGTTATTCTCTCGTTTCTCATGTTGGAGACAACTTTTGTGTCACaagtttcatgacgttaagttaCCGTTTGGTGTTACTACTTCTGATATTGTCAGTCTATGTGGGTAATCCTAAGGATTTATTTAATCGGTTTGTGCTCTGCAGATGGCCGATTTTCAAAGTTTTTTCTACCACATTTATTTCAGCACTTCCCTATTACTTTTCACTGTGTGCTGGATGTGTGTGTTTACAGTCTGTGTGTGGgtcgaattctctctctctctctctctctctctctctctgtgtgtgtgtgtgtgtgtgtgtgtgtgcgtgtgcgtgtgtgtatgagagagagagagagagatttattaattaattatttagtcTAATTACGTTTTTCAACTTTCGATGTTACTGTTTTAGTGGCTGACAACATCAGTGAGTTATTGTTTTTCTGATTTGATTATTAATTACTTTCTTtcaagttgcccgcatctcgtggtcgtgcggtagcgttctcgcttcccacgcccgggttcccgggttcgattcccggcggggtcagggattttctctgcctcgtgatggctgggtgttgtgtgatgtccttaggttagttaggtttaagtagttctaagttctaggggactgatgacataagatgttaagtcccatagtgctcagagccatttgaaccattttttttctttcaagttgCAAGAGCTCTTTGTATAtgaaagttttactccagtgtctGGAGTTTTTTGTTGCAACTATTGACTGAAATAACGCTTATGACGTGACCAAGAGGAAGAAATGGTACATTTCAACACATAAACATGTATCAACAAAAAGAACAGCAAATATATTAAAAAGGAAACGATTTCACATTGCTTACAGAACAAGATACATACTCCAGTCACGTTAACAAACAGCAATTTACAAATCAGATAAATGCCAGCGAGTAGGTACGGTATATACCAGTTAGAATGTCAAGAACATGAATCAGTATACCTGGTAATTACATGCAGGAATTTGAAAACTAAGAACAAAGAACATACAGGAAGCTGGAAGTGTGAAAACAGCCATTCTGACTTTGCCAAACATCTGATAAAACATGGGCATGGACCATCCAACATGGAACaggacatgaaaattattagagtCGACAATTACAACAATACGTTATTGAAAATACCGGAATACTTTCATATGCAAACAGTCTTTGTAttgaaaattaaattaattaatgaccAACTCAACATAAACAGTAACTCACTGACCATGATAGCCACTAAAACCATaacaaacagaaatgaaaaacataaacatattaaataataaattaatttctctctcacacacacacacctccctctctctctctctctctctctctctctctcacacacacacacacacacacacacacacacactcactcacacataacaaaataacaaacaaataaacaattttcaagCTACACATGCACTCCAAAACACACAAAAGAACGAAGGCTAAACATATGCGACTGTTGGCAAATGTACGCTGCAAACACACATATTAAATGCGTGGAGGAAATTGGAAGTGAAATGAAAAATAATAGAGGTGAATAAAGTGTCTTAAAATCGGACATATGGTAGGTACACACCCACTTTATAGACTATGTCTCCAGGATCACATATTGACTGACGACATCAGAACTAGTAACATCACATGATAATTTAACCTCACAAGACTTGTTGGCCAAAAGTTGTCTCTAATCCGAAAAACGAGAGAATAACAAGAGAAAACATGGTACAGAAATTATTTGTAACTAGTACTTAAAGCTTTTGTCATATACGTACATACAGTCCACTGAAGATACTTCACATGTAAGAGAAACAAAAGGCGAATGGTAAAAAAGAAGCTGCCTTTCATTCAGCTGCAAGCACTGCATATACCTCCATGAACTTTTAACCAACTAAGGAACAATAGAAAACGGGTAAACAATTGTAAGGTGGTCATAAAACTTAAACCATGTCAGTGACACAAAAGGTAATGTGAACGATGATCTTGCATGTCCTTGGTAAGTTTGCATAAGTCACGTTCTCATATTCTGTTTCAATGTTAGACTCGATTTCAGGTTCTCACAagtaaatgcggattctcagttacTCTACACAAGGTTTAAGCTCGAAAATAATTGTTCGAATGAATATGTAACCCGAATGAGGAAAGAACAGCAGATTCTACATTTTTCAGCTTATTGTGTGTCAGGAATACTATTCCAGAAGTTAAAATCAACTTATCTTCGCTTTAGAGCCCTCGCCTCAGGATCAGGATAAATCAACACCACCGAAGCATGTAAAAGTAGAAGTAAGAAAACCAGTCATGTCTGCAAGtatatttatttgttattacaCAAGCTTATATTTCTTTGTCACCACCATCGTCTTTCACTTGTTTCTTACTCAGAACTCAAAGTTATTACTACATCACTTCCCAAGTGATATGCTGTTAGTTCGTTGTTAAAATAACTACTCTGAAACGCCAAGGAAACTGGTgtatgcatgcatattcaaatacggaggtatttaaacaggcagaatacgtcgctgaggtcggcaacgcctatataagagaataGATCTGCCGCAGAACGATTATTGCAGCTACAATGGCAAGTAATCAAgttgtaagtgagtttgaacgtggtgttatagacagtgcacgagcgattggacaaagcatctccgaggtggcgatgaagtggggattttcccgtacgaccatttcacgagtgtaccgtaaatatcaggaatcaggtaaaacatcaaatcttcgagaGCGCTGTGGCCGTAAAAAGGTCcttcaagaaagggaccaacgatgactgaagaggatcgttcagcgtgacagacggacaactcttccgcaaattgttgcacatttcaatgctgggccatcaacaagtgtcagcgagcgaatcacccaacgaaacatcatcgatatgggctttctgagcagAAGGCGcacttatgtacccttgatgactgcacgacacaaagctttacgcctcacctgggtccgtcaacaccgacattggactgttgatggctggcaacatgttacctagtcggacgagtgtcgcttcaaattgtatcgagcggatggacatgtacgggtatggagaccacctcaagAATCAATGGACTCAGCATGTCAGGAGGCGACTGTTCAAGTTCTtataggctctgtaatggtctggggcgtgttcagttggagtgatatgggactcctgatacgtcaagatacgactctgacagatgagacGTATATAAGCATCCCGTATGAACACTTGCATCTAtttatgtccatcgtgcattccgacggacttgggcaattccagcaggacaatacgacaccccacatgtccggaattgctacagagtggctccaggaacactcttctgagtttaaacacttctgttgaccaccgaactccccagacatcagcattattgagcgtatctgtgatgccttgtagcttgctgttcagtagagatcgccACTGTCTGGTGTTCTTCGGATTTATggtcagctctgcaggattcatggtgtccattccctccgccactacttcaaacattaatcGAGTtgatgctacgtcgtgttgcggtaatTCTGCGAGCTcgtggggtgggggttggggggggggacaCGACATTAGGCaagtataccaatttctttgggtcttcagtctatcttcttcttctttccgctGCTAACACGTTTATGAGAAACAGTTACACACTCTTTAACTGAATAGATATTCCCTACATCGTTTGATTTTGTACAATAGCACGTTAAAATTATGTTACGCTTGTGACTTTTAAATGTTGTCTctgccctcacccccccccccccccaccccccaacccctgtCTTTCGAAGACATTGCCAGATCTAAGCCGAAATCGACTTCGGCGTATGAGCCACGAAGTTTCAGTCACTCTGTAGGTTCATCTCCGTATGTGGTATTTCGTTGAGAAACGACACTCAAGGGCTAATGAGCCATTGTTTGCCGAGCACTGACCTAGGGGAAGAGTATCCGTTTTGCACAATTACATACCCGTCTTTCGGGATGaaattttctcttatttttatcattttcctcGATCTTATTGGTACAAACAAAGTTTCTCTTACGTGTTCAGCAGTTTTGTAATACTAAATAATTTGTAGACGGTTTGATACAGTCTTCCAGTTACTTTTATTCAATGCCAATTTCTCGCTGCACGCATGTTTACAACACCCAATATTCTGAGTCACTTCTACGCCGTACCTCATCCATGGGTACACATGCAGGCGGCCTGCCCTCTATACCTTCTTTTCTATTCTGAACTTTTATTCGGACGTTCCTTAGTCGACGTACTAGTTAACTATTTATGCACCAGCCATAAAATCTTTCTCAGTATTATTCCTAAAATTGAAGCACGTACAAGcattttctgaaaaaaagggttttcagttttttctttcatATGGTGAAGATTTTAATGGCTCCACGACCAATGGCTGTTCTACTTCGTTAATTTCACGTAATATTATCTGGCATTGATGACATCCACTGTGAGAAGTTGCCACATTTTGCTATGCCAGCATTTCACTTTCGATTCCAAAGTTACTGATTTCGTATCCCTTATAAT
Encoded proteins:
- the LOC126418480 gene encoding uncharacterized protein LOC126418480 isoform X2, with the translated sequence MKRLLVFTTAIATAIAVTQRPRHAADATGDPSTAGNVAVTRLPQTEPNGSHDVHISQHESVDTGHERSSTKQKTHVADREKERNSNRHTARKTVPHIGNPTNQNDDHQRPRVLRKGHVRYKRPIMRKTSLSWETDSVIQTNNPPLQPSSAQFITSYRNTYKFPPENHNVTDSSYLQKSSSSTRDGRHRYVQQVHHAESRNDNVSEVNYIEISSQKSDTGAINDDIATYTLPGSKIVPEDRVSQNVRNQKSRLPVYANDRQRQPLTDGVLKQNEKLRDKNHNVFHMRKSSEQNKSVLSNKSSYNSYIDPLSHELGDEVPAVSVINHQSPGRSLHIGDEGRSRVMNETHHLAPSLETERKSASYANQELHSGSGINLKSMKMLLEPVVAKPVAPQTARHTDNVGLEDENHTEGSAVPEDLPDYSKEAPLQQFAEQPKNAANPLEARSQEGNHIINTMHKLRHERRRRILGRHQTNTSTRLNLTSEQRSGSHSLNISHPTYNIFNFYGPVIITGGALLPVSSNDSSSSSYESGALSNGSYNPSNVLYIADKEAVSTQTSNVAKNFNYSSLENNGMTMVFLPTRLANRLLLQSYNHETDGSVLNAGRGRGIDVNSARSLHNRPINQPTTSSHFDNPSPHTGGEISLTSAWSDDPHQDTAAHNNGVSEHNIGTLNVSANMGNDLSISGAGTMGFSGTESGSAPGKPYNVYPDSNVLSAEASLPPYTGPSGQESQIPYSVSSTERTTNHDSPFTGYDNSTVSPNTNAGIWSTDDRNKIIMNFDEPSTPEIGTSVGALVAGSLPNQGSHSGSLPGDTSFTAPGTRQERGWKIRGRIGFEWNPELSGVTDGRMLTTPPENAWNDPWGNYGTSYDPTMGAQIYGWKGPPQPYWQHYNALYPFRNQVYGGYSATGGFVPPPYASHGRSAGRAGSMWIEGDIWRDYTHGEPDYTTSQDGQPTTYYGPGASPFFGEGDVNYSPTKPRSRRPLSHTGASLVGGVPIGAARRTPSGRYAGQRPTHSNQYYGPRPQGGSYNPNLLHSLG
- the LOC126418480 gene encoding uncharacterized protein LOC126418480 isoform X1 yields the protein MKRLLVFTTAIATAIAVTQRPRHAADATGDPSTAGNVAVTRLPQTEPNGSHDVHISQHESVDTGHERSSTKQKTHVADREKERNSNRHTARKTVPHIGNPTNQNDDHQRPRVLRKGHVRYKRPIMRKTSLSWETDSVIQTNNPPLQPSSAQFITSYRNTYKFPPENHNVTDSSYLQKSSSSTRDGRHRYVQQVHHAESRNDNVSEVNYIEISSQKSDTGAINDDIATYTLPGSKIVPEDRVSQNVRNQKSRLPVYANDRQRQPLTDGVLKQNEKLRDKNHNVFHMRKSSEQNKSVLSNKSSYNSYIDPLSHELGDEVPAVSVINHQSPGRSLHIGDEGRSRVMNETHHLAPSLETERKSASYANQELHSGSGINLKSMKMLLEPVVAKPVAPQTARHTDNVGLEDENHTEGSAVPEDLPDYSKEAPLQQFAEQPKNAANPLEARSQEGNHIINTMHKLRHERRRRILGRHQTNTSTRLNLTSEQRSGSHSLNISHPTYNIFNFYGPVIITGGALLPVSSNDSSSSSYESGALSNGSYNPSNVLYIADKEAVSTQTSNVAKNFNYSSLENNGMTMVFLPTRLANRLLLQSYNHETDGSVLNAGRGRGIDVNSARSLHNRPINQPTTSSHFDNPSPHTGGEISLTSAWSDDPHQDTAAHNNGVSEHNIGTLNVSANMGNDLSISGAGTMGFSGTESGSAPGKPYNVYPDSNVLSAEASLPPYTGPSGQESQIPYSVSSTERTTNHDSPFTGYDNSTVSPNTNAGIWSTDDRNKIIMNFDEPSTPEIGTSVGALVAGSLPNQGFHSGSVPADTSFAGYDNSIGSPNTNAGMWSSDDRNKIIMNFDGPSTTEIGTGVGASVAGSLPNQGSHSGSLPGDTSFTAPGTRQERGWKIRGRIGFEWNPELSGVTDGRMLTTPPENAWNDPWGNYGTSYDPTMGAQIYGWKGPPQPYWQHYNALYPFRNQVYGGYSATGGFVPPPYASHGRSAGRAGSMWIEGDIWRDYTHGEPDYTTSQDGQPTTYYGPGASPFFGEGDVNYSPTKPRSRRPLSHTGASLVGGVPIGAARRTPSGRYAGQRPTHSNQYYGPRPQGGSYNPNLLHSLG